From a single Nitrospirota bacterium genomic region:
- the coaD gene encoding pantetheine-phosphate adenylyltransferase produces the protein MKKTAIYPGTFDPITNGHLDLIKRALRIFDNVIIAVAPSYKKQPLFSLKERLYMIDIAVKKFKRIKIETFNGLLVDYVKRRKGIAILRGLRAVSDFEYELQMAHMNRKLDTDIETVFMMPSEEYSFLTSSIVKEVASFGGSVRNLVPKEVEQALKEKFKQKSKIVK, from the coding sequence ATGAAAAAGACGGCTATTTATCCTGGAACTTTTGATCCTATTACTAATGGACATCTTGATTTGATAAAACGGGCTCTGAGAATATTTGATAATGTCATTATTGCGGTAGCGCCAAGTTATAAGAAACAACCCCTTTTCTCACTAAAAGAGAGACTATACATGATAGATATTGCTGTTAAGAAGTTCAAAAGAATAAAAATTGAGACATTTAACGGCCTACTTGTCGATTATGTAAAGAGAAGGAAAGGTATAGCCATACTAAGAGGGTTGAGAGCAGTGTCTGATTTCGAGTATGAACTTCAGATGGCTCATATGAACCGAAAACTCGACACAGATATTGAGACAGTATTTATGATGCCGAGTGAAGAATACAGCTTTTTAACATCAAGTATAGTCAAGGAAGTTGCCTCATTTGGTGGTTCTGTTAGAAATCTTGTTCCAAAAGAGGTTGAACAGGCTCTGAAAGAGAAATTTAAGCAGAAATCTAAAATAGTCAAATAG
- the rsmD gene encoding 16S rRNA (guanine(966)-N(2))-methyltransferase RsmD, translated as MKISAGIAKGRRTSTKRILLHARNQTRLRPTSSKVREALFDIIKNKISGATFVDLYAGTGTVGFEALSRGGKRTVFVEKNEFLVNTIKKTAHELGFICKTQIIKCSAEEFLKKASSNQEMFDIFFVDPPYQSDEIDKILPLISSKDLVNTEGFVIVEHFHKKRIPETIGNLEKHRSYRYGDTILSFYRKVNL; from the coding sequence ATGAAGATTTCTGCTGGGATTGCCAAAGGGAGACGCACCTCTACAAAAAGAATCTTATTACATGCCCGGAACCAAACAAGACTGAGACCTACATCCTCTAAAGTAAGAGAAGCGCTTTTTGATATTATAAAGAATAAAATAAGTGGAGCAACCTTTGTAGACCTCTATGCAGGCACTGGAACCGTAGGATTTGAGGCTCTTTCGAGAGGAGGAAAAAGAACGGTTTTCGTTGAGAAGAATGAATTTCTGGTTAATACTATAAAAAAGACAGCACATGAATTAGGATTTATCTGTAAAACGCAGATAATTAAATGTAGTGCAGAAGAATTCCTAAAAAAAGCCTCTTCTAATCAAGAGATGTTTGATATATTTTTTGTTGACCCACCTTATCAATCAGATGAAATTGATAAAATATTACCTTTAATCAGTAGCAAAGATCTTGTGAATACTGAAGGTTTTGTTATAGTTGAACACTTTCATAAAAAAAGAATTCCTGAAACAATAGGAAATTTAGAAAAACATAGAAGTTATAGATATGGTGATACAATACTTTCATTTTACAGAAAGGTTAATTTATGA